The Primulina eburnea isolate SZY01 chromosome 6, ASM2296580v1, whole genome shotgun sequence genome contains a region encoding:
- the LOC140835046 gene encoding uncharacterized protein has product MAHNSHGRIVAHTDPKTSMNPTLKKHPKPTPFAASVATSATAPALKVHHHHPTSDPIVIPASTVGNISHRFSKLYANNNKPASNSLDPSNPHPHPRPETYFQGKSFTIPPVLDTSCTTLTKSKSHHERNDFPISKIEGKHHFSSRAKVKAKDESKKNPSNKGQKKSYLAEYDVKKASQLMTRSLESDQVKGFLKGFEGRRLPVSSLPLDNRERRKSVCGSQMELSGFFSCAGVRVVAVDMPPSVQIHAVNCARKTHDSLEKFTSKSLAFTLKKEFDGSYGPAWHCIVGTSFGSFVTHSAGGFMYFSMDHKIYVLLFKTTVQKADSN; this is encoded by the exons ATGGCACACAACAGCCATGGGCGCATCGTAGCACACACCGACCCAAAAACATCCATGAATCCCACACTCAAGAAGCACCCCAAACCCACCCCCTTCGCCGCCTCCGTCGCCACATCCGCCACCGCTCCTGCCCTCAAagtccaccaccaccacccaaCCTCAGATCCCATCGTTATCCCTGCTTCCACTGTCGGAAACATATCGCATCGCTTCTCCAAGCTATATGCAAATAACAATAAACCAGCCTCAAACTCGTTAGACCCTTCAAACCCGCACCCACATCCTCGACCCGAGACCTATTTCCAAGGAAAATCCTTCACCATACCCCCGGTTCTGGACACATCTTGCACGACTTTGACCAAGTCAAAAAGCCACCACGAAAGAAACGATTTTCCAATTTCAAAAATCGAGGGAAAGCATCACTTCAGCTCAAGAGCCAAGGTGAAGGCAAAGGATGAAAGCAAGAAGAACCCATCAAATAAAGGCCAAAAGAAATCATATTTGGCAGAGTATGACGTGAAAAAGGCGTCCCAATTGATGACTAGGAGTCTAGAAAGTGATCAAGTTAAGGGTTTTTTAAAAGGGTTTGAGGGGAGAAGGCTACCTGTATCATCTCTCCCTCTTGATAATAGAGAGAGAAGGAAGTCAGTTTGCGGCTCACAGATGGAGTTGTCTGGTTTCTTTTCTTGTGCTGGTGTGAGAGTTGTTGCTGTTGATATGCCTCCGTCCGTGCAGATTCATGCTGTTAATTGTGCAAGAAAGACTCATGATAGCTTGGAGAAGTTCACCTCCAAGTCTCTTGCTTTTACACTTAAAAAG GAGTTTGATGGGTCCTATGGACCTGCTTGGCACTGTATAGTGGGGACAAGTTTTGGGTCATTTGTGACCCATTCAGCTGGGGGGTTCATGTATTTCTCTATGGATCACAAGATATACGTCCTCTTATTCAAGACTACTGTACAAAAAGCAGATTCAAATTGA
- the LOC140835047 gene encoding 5-formyltetrahydrofolate cyclo-ligase, mitochondrial-like — MTIVGLYFHRLARRMTHRCTLAAAPSPPLRAKTPAIFTPLLHLNLRFSNTSTFANMNATNPATVDLDTIFELKKSLRFKIKKELKSMDPIHRSQEDDEIQRIVLESPWFKTCKRLCAYITCAALREVDTSKLLSEILRSTGKDGQYQVRKTLYVPRVEDKNSHMRMLNISTMDDLIANSMNILEPAPLDAQGKELEDVMLANEPVDLFLLPGLAFDKSGRRLGRGGGYYDTFLTKYQALAEERKWQRPLFIALSYSPQILEEGVIPITPNDVFVDAIVSSSGVIPITPAASALCS; from the exons ATGACCATAGTAGGCCTCTATTTCCATAGATTGGCAAGACGGATGACCCACCGGTGTACATTGGCGGCTGCCCCATCTCCACCATTGCGTGCCAAGACCCCTGCAATTTTCACCCCTCTTCTTCACCTTAACCTTCGCTTCTCCAACACCTCAACCTTCGCCAACATGAACGCCACCAATCCCGCCACCGTTGATTTGGATACCATTTTCGAGCTAAAGAAGTCCCTtcgtttcaaaattaaaaaggaACTCAAGTCAATGGATCCCATCCACAGATCTCAAGAAG ATGATGAAATACAGAGAATAGTATTGGAATCTCCATGGTTTAAGACATGTAAAAGACTATGTGCTTATATAACTTGTGCTGCTTTAAGAGAAGTGGATACTTCTAAACTCCTGTCAGAAATTCTAAGAAGCACGGGCAAAG ATGGTCAGTACCAGGTGAGAAAGACCCTATATGTTCCGAGGGTAGAAGACAAGAATAGTCATATGAGGATGCTGAACATCTCTACGATGGATGATCTTATTGCAAATTCAATGAACATATTGGAACCAGCTCCCCTTGATGCTCAGGGAAAAGAGCTCGAAGATG TCATGTTAGCTAATGAACCAGTAGACCTGTTCCTTTTACCTG GGCTTGCTTTTGACAAATCTGGCAGACGACTGGGCCGCGGTGGAGG TTATTACGATACATTCCTCACAAAATATCAAGCTCTTGCAGAGGAACGCAAGTGGCAGAGACCATTATTCA TTGCTCTTTCTTATTCACCGCAAATATTGGAAGAAGGTGTTATACCAATCACTCCAAATGATGTTTTTGTGGATGCAATTGTGTCCTCCTCTGGTGTAATCCCCATTACTCCAGCTGCCAGTGCGCTCTGTTCCTGA
- the LOC140835049 gene encoding uncharacterized protein, whose protein sequence is MVSDSTPSASIPMASSNPKDFAKKKRANRSAKLKQCKLDARREQWLSQVKNKGRCKEEPNSGAGKHGGVDTENERVPLMKKMEISPRGGDESYGDGSSIHHYIDSGSSPSDSPTSNASSLLGSNHSGTNFTVSSRSCSSSSSRSSNGCDPEIMSEEDDGDDGCVDDWEAVADALAEIDKKHELTPNSALGSLPFENHGNPTSHFEITNQVIEISNANPESGRMGGQRPTVNCRAWRVDDALRPQCLPTLSKQYSFPLKSERHIGHGASVWGCKNVGTVPSSCPICFEELDCTDSSFLPCLCGFRLCLFCHKRILEEDGRCPGCRKQYSHDPVEGEAILNGGSLTYQLARSCSMITRS, encoded by the exons ATGGTTTCTGATTCGACCCCCAGCGCTTCTATCCCAATGGCCTCCTCAAACCCCAAAGATTTTGCCAAGAAAAAAAGG GCTAATCGTTCGGCGAAACTGAAGCAGTGCAAGCTTGATGCTCGTCGTGAGCAGTGGCTTTCTCAAG TCAAAAATAAGGGGAGGTGTAAGGAGGAACCGAATAGTGGAGCAGGGAAACATGGGGGTGTGGATACAGAGAACGAGAGGGTCCCGTTGAtgaagaaaatggaaataagTCCAAGAGGTGGTGATGAGAGTTACGGGGATGGATCATCGATTCATCATTACATCGACTCTGGATCTTCACCTTCAGACAGTCCTACCAGTAATGCCAGTAGTTTATTGGGAAGCAATCATTCTGGGACAAACTTTACCGTGAGTAGTAGAAgctgcagcagcagcagcagtcgCAGCAGCAATGGGTGCGATCCAGAAATCATGAGTGAGGAAGATGATGGTGATGATGGGTGCGTGGATGATTGGGAGGCTGTGGCTGATGCATTGGCTGAAATTGATAAAAAGCATGAGCTTACCCCTAACTCGGCGTTGGGTTCGTTGCCATTTGAGAACCATGGAAATCCCACTTCTCATTTCGAAATTACAAACCAAGTGATTGAGATTTCAAATGCAAATCCAGAGAGTGGAAGAATGGGTGGGCAGAGGCCTACGGTGAATTGCCGGGCTTGGAGGGTGGATGATGCTCTTCGGCCTCAATGCCTACCCACTTTATCAAAGCAGTATAGTTTCCCCTTGAAATCCGAGCGGCACATTGGCCATGGAGCATCTGTTTGGGGATGCAAGAATGTTGGGACGGTCCCCTCGTCATGCCCAATATGCTTTGAAGAGTTAGATTGCACAGACTCCAGTTTTCTCCCTTGTTTGTGTGGATTCAGGCTCTGCCTCTTTTGTCACAAGAGGATTCTGGAGGAAGATGGGCGTTGTCCAGGCTGCAGGAAGCAGTATTCCCATGACCCAGTTGAGGGAGAGGCAATACTGAATGGAGGAAGTTTGACTTATCAATTGGCTCGTTCTTGTAGCATGATAACAAGGTCTTAG